A genomic window from Periweissella cryptocerci includes:
- a CDS encoding GNAT family N-acetyltransferase → MKIIRMDEKSVNDFWQLRKQLFEELNEITSLEDTQKLENTTKEFYLSHINKDLICWGVIIENKIIASSSLCLFNRIPYQENLTGKEGYILNIYTCSNYRKQGIASQLLSEMKEYAKQNQINRLWLSSSDNGLALYKEHGFIEKNNELEIFIVNNSSKFE, encoded by the coding sequence ATGAAAATTATTAGGATGGATGAAAAATCAGTAAATGATTTTTGGCAGCTAAGAAAGCAGTTGTTTGAAGAATTAAATGAAATTACATCTCTTGAAGATACACAGAAATTAGAAAATACAACGAAAGAATTTTACTTATCACATATAAATAAAGATTTAATTTGTTGGGGCGTAATAATTGAAAATAAAATCATTGCTTCAAGTTCCTTATGTTTATTTAATCGCATTCCATACCAAGAAAATTTGACAGGAAAAGAAGGCTATATTTTAAATATCTATACTTGTTCAAATTATCGAAAGCAAGGTATTGCGTCACAACTTTTAAGTGAGATGAAGGAATATGCCAAGCAAAATCAAATCAATAGATTATGGTTAAGTAGTAGTGACAATGGACTAGCATTATACAAAGAACATGGATTTATTGAAAAAAATAATGAGCTGGAGATTTTTATTGTAAATAACTCCTCAAAATTTGAATGA
- a CDS encoding ABC transporter permease, with translation MPNNRTQILIVAQRTITKWLKKPFFWQAMLLPIVIIIVGMLVTQGSSKGSLSHQDIITLTNGMLAFYLLIMSYMYCNISAVEISEEKTSKLMELILSFSSTKAQLFGKITGVIGLLLINTGIYLVSFKLIFIFTPKLLVFQKVVQELSAPKVMFLVVDILGAMLWLIEAGTEVGMYVSQKKQVQGSIFPFVLAIGMAISLALMPMSAWSEAGMGWFYKVCLLSPLVGPICLPTSLVDGEIDYVFAWIALMINLLEAVFLIVWMLPKQYKIAYLSKKTSSPYMQAFNNELKIIAHDTTE, from the coding sequence ATGCCTAATAATAGAACGCAAATTTTAATTGTGGCACAACGGACGATAACTAAGTGGCTTAAAAAGCCATTTTTTTGGCAAGCAATGCTTTTGCCAATCGTGATAATCATAGTTGGAATGTTAGTTACACAAGGATCGTCGAAGGGAAGTTTATCCCACCAAGATATAATAACGCTTACTAATGGCATGCTTGCTTTTTATCTGCTGATTATGAGTTATATGTATTGCAATATTAGTGCAGTAGAAATTTCAGAAGAGAAAACATCAAAGTTAATGGAATTAATTTTATCATTTAGTTCCACGAAGGCTCAGCTTTTTGGAAAAATAACGGGGGTTATTGGTCTGTTATTAATCAATACAGGAATTTATTTAGTGTCTTTCAAATTGATATTTATATTCACGCCAAAATTGTTAGTTTTTCAAAAAGTGGTACAAGAATTGAGCGCTCCAAAGGTGATGTTTCTAGTAGTGGATATTCTAGGTGCGATGCTTTGGCTAATTGAAGCAGGAACCGAAGTTGGAATGTATGTCAGTCAAAAAAAGCAGGTTCAAGGATCGATATTTCCTTTTGTGTTAGCAATCGGAATGGCGATTTCGTTAGCGCTGATGCCAATGTCAGCTTGGAGTGAAGCGGGTATGGGGTGGTTCTATAAAGTATGCTTGCTTTCGCCGTTAGTAGGGCCAATTTGCTTACCAACAAGTTTAGTAGATGGGGAGATAGATTATGTATTTGCCTGGATTGCATTAATGATTAATCTACTAGAGGCGGTTTTTCTTATAGTATGGATGCTCCCGAAGCAATATAAGATAGCTTATTTAAGCAAGAAAACAAGCAGCCCTTATATGCAAGCATTTAATAATGAATTGAAAATTATTGCACATGATACTACTGAGTGA
- a CDS encoding ABC transporter ATP-binding protein codes for MIELKNVSKQFGNKQALLNLSFSLKEDEILGLIGQNGAGKSTTFRTILNFIQPSSGEILWNNNKLTEKNYREISFMPEERGLYQKESIESQMIYFGALHGMKRAEVRHELKIWMDRLNVVGKMTDRVESLSKGNAQKVQLIVSMFAHPKLLILDEPFSGLDPVNVELLMNEVLRLRDEGTMIIFSDHNMANVEHISDKIIMLKNGKTVLDGRPDEIQKKYGRLELRIDGYKDIALLKQYKSVLECTIDNQGVANLKLANEEVGKLIYDKVVSTGYVPVFDQHYPSLDEIFRHEVNLG; via the coding sequence ATGATTGAGTTAAAAAACGTTAGTAAACAATTTGGTAATAAACAAGCGTTATTAAATTTATCCTTTTCGCTGAAAGAAGACGAGATTTTAGGCCTTATTGGCCAGAATGGCGCGGGAAAATCGACAACATTTCGGACGATTCTCAATTTTATTCAGCCCAGTTCGGGTGAAATTTTATGGAATAATAATAAGCTAACTGAAAAAAATTATAGAGAAATTAGCTTTATGCCAGAAGAGCGAGGGTTGTACCAGAAAGAAAGTATTGAAAGCCAAATGATTTACTTTGGTGCATTACACGGAATGAAAAGAGCGGAAGTAAGGCATGAATTAAAAATTTGGATGGATCGATTAAATGTTGTTGGAAAAATGACCGATCGGGTGGAGTCGTTGTCAAAAGGAAATGCGCAAAAAGTGCAATTAATTGTGAGTATGTTTGCACATCCTAAGTTACTTATATTGGATGAGCCATTTTCGGGATTAGATCCAGTGAATGTTGAATTATTAATGAATGAAGTGCTCCGCTTACGAGATGAAGGAACAATGATAATATTTTCTGACCATAACATGGCAAACGTGGAGCATATATCTGACAAAATTATAATGCTTAAGAATGGTAAAACTGTTTTAGATGGACGTCCGGATGAGATACAAAAAAAGTACGGTCGCTTGGAATTACGGATTGATGGGTATAAAGATATTGCGCTATTAAAGCAATATAAAAGCGTGCTTGAATGTACGATTGATAACCAAGGTGTCGCAAATTTAAAGTTAGCCAATGAAGAAGTTGGGAAATTAATTTATGATAAGGTGGTTTCAACGGGTTATGTACCAGTGTTTGATCAACATTATCCAAGTTTAGATGAAATTTTTCGACATGAGGTTAACCTAGGATAA
- a CDS encoding LCP family protein — protein sequence MDNQTRTRRDADKPKKHKKSKMKIIIAVIVALLVAAGAYGAYTYHNAKVALKDTYNPLDPNFKPARDVSQVLKDGKPISILLLGTDTGSLDRSYTGRTDSVMIATVNPKTKTTTLESIPRDSMVSIPGFEQTFPMKINAAYEFPTTDGKGHPETTIKTLQDFLNVPIDFYALINMGGLQTMVDKVGGVTVKSPLTFTYKPNNKKPNTYKFYKGKTEYKYAPDGKNFKPHTVMNGAAALAFSRMRYTDPLGDYGRQKRQRLVLTALAKQADDLANLLTPGFFESMSKNVQTNLSFNDLMTMASKYRVATKTIKSEHMQGVGYMYNGQSFQVIPDGNRQEATNILRKSLGLQAKPTGNRFAGQVTNGVQIPEFPTVGGGN from the coding sequence ATGGATAATCAAACACGAACTCGCCGTGATGCGGATAAACCAAAAAAACACAAAAAATCAAAAATGAAAATTATTATTGCAGTCATTGTTGCATTACTCGTAGCTGCCGGAGCGTATGGAGCGTATACATATCACAATGCCAAGGTGGCTTTGAAAGATACGTATAACCCACTTGATCCTAATTTCAAACCAGCTCGTGATGTTTCACAAGTTTTGAAGGACGGTAAGCCCATTTCGATTCTCTTGTTAGGGACTGATACCGGTTCATTGGATCGCAGCTACACAGGTCGGACAGACTCAGTGATGATTGCGACTGTTAACCCTAAAACGAAGACCACAACGTTGGAATCAATTCCCCGTGACTCAATGGTCTCAATTCCTGGGTTTGAACAAACTTTCCCAATGAAGATTAATGCCGCCTATGAATTCCCAACAACTGATGGGAAGGGACACCCTGAAACAACAATTAAAACGTTGCAAGATTTCTTGAACGTGCCAATTGATTTCTACGCGTTGATCAACATGGGTGGTTTGCAAACGATGGTTGATAAAGTTGGTGGTGTGACCGTTAAATCACCACTTACGTTCACATACAAACCAAATAATAAGAAACCTAACACGTACAAGTTCTACAAGGGTAAGACCGAATATAAGTATGCACCAGATGGCAAGAACTTCAAGCCACACACTGTCATGAATGGGGCTGCAGCGTTGGCCTTCTCACGGATGCGTTATACTGACCCATTGGGTGACTACGGTCGTCAAAAGCGTCAACGTTTGGTCTTAACGGCATTAGCTAAGCAAGCTGATGATTTGGCAAACTTGTTGACCCCTGGGTTCTTTGAATCAATGTCAAAGAATGTGCAAACCAACTTGTCATTCAACGATTTGATGACGATGGCTTCTAAGTATCGTGTCGCAACTAAGACAATTAAGTCTGAACACATGCAAGGGGTTGGCTACATGTACAATGGCCAATCATTCCAAGTGATTCCTGATGGTAACCGTCAAGAAGCCACTAATATTTTACGTAAAAGCTTAGGCTTACAAGCTAAACCAACTGGTAACCGTTTTGCGGGTCAAGTAACAAACGGCGTGCAAATTCCCGAGTTCCCAACTGTTGGTGGCGGAAATTAA
- the epsC gene encoding serine O-acetyltransferase EpsC, with amino-acid sequence MFATIDSIIERDPAARSRIQVILTYSGYQAEVAHRVSHWLHRHHRLLMADLVAHVAKQLTGVEIHPGAQLGKRLFIDHGYGVVIGETAIVGDDVTMHHAVTLGGRKEIVNRRHPKIGNRVLIGANALVLGAIEVHDDAKIGAGSVVVKDVAAGKTVVGNAARIIN; translated from the coding sequence ATGTTTGCCACAATTGATAGTATTATCGAACGCGATCCAGCGGCTCGTTCACGTATCCAAGTCATTTTGACTTATAGTGGATACCAAGCTGAGGTTGCTCATCGAGTTAGTCATTGGCTACACCGGCACCACCGGTTATTAATGGCTGATTTGGTGGCACATGTGGCGAAACAATTAACGGGGGTCGAAATCCATCCAGGAGCACAACTTGGCAAGCGGTTGTTTATCGATCACGGCTATGGTGTCGTGATTGGTGAAACTGCGATTGTTGGGGATGACGTGACAATGCACCATGCAGTGACGTTGGGGGGACGCAAAGAAATCGTCAATCGACGTCATCCGAAAATTGGTAACCGAGTTTTAATCGGCGCGAACGCATTGGTTTTGGGGGCAATTGAAGTTCATGATGATGCCAAAATCGGTGCCGGGAGTGTCGTGGTTAAAGATGTGGCGGCTGGTAAAACAGTTGTTGGGAATGCAGCGCGAATTATTAATTAA
- the cysK gene encoding cysteine synthase A, protein MKSANILDYIGHTPIVKLQNIVPEGAADVYVKLEYFNMGGSVKDRVALKLIEDAEATGRLTKDMTLIEPTSGNTGIGIAAVAAAKGYKAIIVMPESASAERKMLVKAYGAELITTPKADGMKGSMAVVDEYLAKGGYLQLGQFINQANPQAHYETTGPEIVEFFDGKTPDVFVAGIGTGGTITGAGHYLKEQNPAIEIIGVEPAESAVLNGKAAGPHAIQGIGAGFAAEILDQKVYEKVDMVTSDQARQMARLVGAKEGILLGFSSGAAIYAAIEHAKELGAGHSVLALAPDNGERYLSTDLFA, encoded by the coding sequence ATGAAATCAGCAAACATTTTAGATTATATCGGACACACACCAATCGTTAAGTTACAAAACATTGTTCCTGAGGGCGCCGCCGACGTGTACGTTAAGTTGGAATACTTCAACATGGGTGGTTCCGTGAAGGACCGGGTCGCTTTGAAGTTGATTGAAGACGCTGAAGCAACCGGGCGCTTGACTAAAGACATGACGTTGATTGAACCTACTTCTGGTAATACCGGGATTGGGATTGCCGCTGTGGCTGCTGCGAAGGGTTACAAGGCAATTATCGTGATGCCTGAATCTGCCTCAGCAGAGCGCAAAATGCTGGTTAAAGCATACGGTGCGGAATTAATCACGACACCAAAAGCTGACGGTATGAAAGGCTCAATGGCTGTTGTTGATGAATACTTGGCCAAGGGTGGTTATTTGCAACTAGGTCAATTCATTAACCAAGCTAACCCACAAGCACACTATGAAACAACTGGTCCTGAAATCGTGGAATTCTTTGATGGCAAGACGCCTGATGTCTTCGTTGCAGGTATCGGTACTGGTGGTACAATCACAGGTGCTGGTCACTATTTAAAGGAACAAAACCCAGCAATCGAAATTATTGGGGTTGAACCAGCTGAATCTGCAGTCTTGAATGGTAAGGCTGCCGGTCCACACGCTATCCAAGGGATTGGGGCCGGTTTTGCCGCTGAAATTTTGGATCAAAAGGTTTATGAAAAAGTTGATATGGTAACAAGCGACCAAGCCCGGCAAATGGCCCGTTTGGTTGGTGCTAAGGAAGGTATCTTGTTGGGCTTCTCATCAGGAGCTGCGATTTATGCCGCCATTGAACACGCCAAGGAATTAGGTGCTGGTCATTCAGTCCTCGCCTTGGCACCTGACAATGGTGAACGTTACTTGTCTACGGATTTATTTGCCTAA